In Streptomyces sp. NBC_01717, one DNA window encodes the following:
- a CDS encoding M20/M25/M40 family metallo-hydrolase, with protein sequence MRFDAEQLRERALARLETLVMAESPSGEPELLRIVNADLEQAYRALGARVTRESGPHGDHLVCEWPGTAPDDAHILLIGHSDTVLPVGTTVERPFTLHEDGDTVTGPGVYDMKGSLVAIELAFALLREQGLSPSRPVRLVVVNDEEIGSPDGRRIIAAHAEGAFAALGFEPPLPGGTLKTGRRGVARVRIDVQGVEAHAGLDASLGTSAIDELIDQIAVVRGAVPAPPAAEFNIGTISGGTRANVVAGTASAEIGLRFATPAAEAAVLGALDSLTPVRPDAKVTVTRLSYRPAWERDPANPLAARLAALAAERGTDLLTGTSGGAGDTNLTGSLGIPTADGLGPDGAGAHSMSERASVASLLDRAALLAAYLIAPEESA encoded by the coding sequence ATGCGATTCGACGCCGAGCAGCTGCGCGAGCGGGCACTCGCCCGCCTGGAAACCCTCGTCATGGCCGAGAGCCCGTCCGGAGAACCCGAACTCCTCCGGATCGTCAACGCCGATCTGGAGCAGGCTTATCGGGCTCTCGGAGCCCGGGTCACCCGCGAGAGCGGACCGCACGGCGACCACCTGGTCTGCGAGTGGCCGGGCACGGCCCCCGATGACGCACACATACTCCTCATCGGCCACAGCGACACCGTCCTCCCCGTCGGCACCACTGTCGAGCGCCCCTTCACGCTCCACGAGGACGGCGACACCGTCACCGGCCCCGGCGTGTACGACATGAAGGGCTCACTCGTCGCCATCGAGCTGGCCTTCGCCCTACTTCGCGAACAGGGCCTCTCCCCGTCCCGCCCGGTGCGCCTGGTCGTCGTCAACGACGAGGAGATCGGCTCCCCGGACGGCCGCCGCATCATCGCCGCCCACGCCGAGGGCGCCTTCGCAGCCCTGGGCTTCGAACCGCCGCTGCCCGGCGGCACACTGAAGACCGGCAGGCGGGGAGTGGCCCGGGTGCGCATCGACGTCCAGGGCGTGGAGGCGCACGCCGGGCTCGACGCCTCGCTCGGCACCTCCGCGATCGACGAGCTCATCGACCAGATCGCGGTTGTACGGGGTGCCGTCCCGGCGCCGCCCGCCGCCGAGTTCAACATCGGCACCATCAGCGGCGGCACCCGCGCCAACGTCGTCGCCGGTACGGCTTCGGCCGAGATCGGTCTGCGGTTCGCCACGCCTGCCGCCGAGGCCGCCGTACTCGGCGCTCTCGACTCCCTCACTCCGGTCCGCCCCGACGCAAAGGTGACCGTCACCCGGCTGTCGTACCGCCCCGCCTGGGAGCGCGACCCGGCGAACCCCCTCGCCGCGCGACTCGCCGCGCTCGCCGCCGAGCGGGGCACCGATCTGCTCACCGGCACCTCGGGCGGTGCAGGTGACACCAATCTCACCGGCTCGCTCGGCATCCCCACCGCCGACGGCCTCGGCCCGGACGGTGCGGGCGCCCACTCCATGTCCGAACGCGCCTCGGTCGCCTCACTGCTGGACCGTGCCGCTCTGCTCGCCGCCTACCTCATCGCACCCGAGGAGTCCGCATGA
- a CDS encoding M20/M25/M40 family metallo-hydrolase: protein MIQELTDPSAEQFSHHETLATDTIDHCSRLIRFDTSNYGGGDSRGEREAAEWVAEVLADAGYAPQVLESEPRRASTVVRIPGADALAPALLVHGHLDVVPAEPSDWSFDPFSGEVTDGAVRGRGALDMKDMDAMMLACATGFARTGTRPPRDIVMAFVADEEDTGAYGAGFLVDKHPGLFEGVTAAISESGGYSVHLPNGRRLYPVATGERGSAWMTLSAHGAAGHGSRRNPDNAVATLVRTVAELAAHTWPVHLIPPVRALLDGLGSELGITIDPADPASVAQLGEAARLVESTMSNSLNPTRLNAGYKHNVIPSEATAGIDGRVLPGAEKEFFAAVDAVLGTKVTREFASWTEPVAADHTSPEFAAMADALRAHDPQALVLPFCMSGGTDAKAFARLGIAGYGFAPGTTPPGFNSWDYVHGVDEHVLTDSLAFGVRVLDTFLRADPSSPASD, encoded by the coding sequence GTGATCCAGGAGCTCACCGACCCTTCCGCGGAACAGTTCTCCCACCACGAGACACTGGCCACCGACACGATCGACCACTGCTCGCGGCTGATCCGCTTCGACACCAGCAACTACGGCGGCGGCGATTCGCGCGGCGAGCGGGAAGCCGCCGAGTGGGTGGCCGAAGTCCTCGCGGACGCCGGATACGCGCCGCAGGTCCTGGAGTCGGAGCCGCGCCGCGCGTCCACCGTGGTCCGGATCCCGGGCGCCGACGCGCTGGCCCCCGCACTGCTGGTCCACGGTCATCTGGATGTCGTGCCCGCCGAACCCTCCGACTGGTCCTTCGATCCGTTCAGCGGCGAGGTCACCGACGGCGCGGTACGCGGCCGCGGCGCCCTGGACATGAAGGACATGGACGCGATGATGCTGGCCTGCGCCACCGGATTCGCCCGGACCGGTACCCGCCCGCCGCGCGACATCGTGATGGCGTTCGTCGCCGACGAGGAGGACACCGGCGCCTACGGAGCGGGGTTCCTCGTCGACAAGCACCCCGGACTCTTCGAAGGTGTCACCGCCGCCATCAGTGAGTCCGGCGGCTACAGCGTCCATCTGCCCAACGGCCGCCGCCTCTACCCGGTCGCCACCGGTGAGCGCGGCAGCGCCTGGATGACCCTCAGCGCGCACGGCGCCGCAGGCCACGGTTCCCGCCGCAACCCCGACAACGCGGTGGCCACTCTGGTACGCACCGTGGCCGAACTGGCCGCGCACACCTGGCCGGTTCATCTGATCCCGCCGGTCCGGGCGCTCCTCGACGGGCTCGGGTCGGAGCTCGGCATCACGATCGACCCGGCCGACCCGGCGAGCGTCGCCCAACTCGGCGAAGCTGCCCGGCTGGTGGAGTCGACCATGTCCAACTCCCTCAACCCGACCCGGCTGAACGCCGGTTACAAGCACAACGTCATCCCCAGCGAAGCCACCGCCGGCATCGACGGACGGGTCCTGCCCGGCGCCGAGAAGGAGTTCTTCGCCGCCGTCGACGCGGTGCTCGGTACCAAGGTGACCCGCGAGTTCGCCAGCTGGACCGAGCCGGTCGCGGCCGACCACACCTCGCCCGAGTTCGCGGCCATGGCGGACGCCCTGCGCGCCCATGACCCGCAGGCCCTGGTCCTGCCGTTCTGCATGTCCGGCGGCACCGATGCCAAGGCGTTCGCCCGGCTGGGCATCGCCGGCTACGGCTTCGCCCCCGGCACCACCCCGCCCGGCTTCAACAGCTGGGACTACGTACACGGCGTCGACGAGCACGTCCTCACCGACAGCCTCGCCTTCGGTGTCCGGGTCCTGGACACCTTCCTCCGGGCGGACCCCTCCAGCCCCGCATCGGACTGA
- a CDS encoding ABC transporter ATP-binding protein — translation MTLLDVRDLSVTYRDGDSLIPAVRGVSFTLDRGETLGVAGESGSGKSTMVLSLLRLLPKSAKVTGQVLYEGEDLLTAKWSALRTVRWNGASVVFQGAMSALNPVRPIGEQICEPILLHEKVSPRTARGRAAELLDSVGISPQRMGSYPHEFSGGQRQRIMIAMALACRPDLIIADEPTTALDVMVQAQIMELFTELVRNSGVGVIMISHDLSVLSEMCGRLAVMYAGEIVETGPSQQVIEAPRHPYTDALARAFPTIGDPASRFAPSGLPGDPPDVAALGAGCAFVPRCVHAVDACRTKAVELWPAGDRRSAACLRVLDAHTPVTEGSQA, via the coding sequence ATGACCCTGCTCGACGTACGCGACCTCTCCGTCACCTACCGCGACGGCGACAGCCTCATCCCCGCCGTGCGCGGTGTCAGCTTCACCCTGGACCGGGGTGAGACCCTCGGCGTGGCCGGCGAGTCCGGCTCCGGCAAGTCCACCATGGTGCTCAGCCTGCTGCGGCTGCTGCCCAAGAGCGCCAAGGTCACCGGACAGGTGCTGTACGAAGGCGAGGACCTGCTCACCGCCAAGTGGTCCGCACTGCGCACCGTGCGCTGGAACGGCGCGTCCGTGGTCTTCCAGGGCGCCATGAGCGCCCTCAACCCGGTGCGCCCCATCGGCGAGCAGATCTGCGAGCCGATCCTGCTCCACGAGAAGGTGTCCCCGCGCACCGCCCGCGGACGCGCCGCCGAACTGCTCGACAGCGTCGGCATATCGCCGCAGCGGATGGGCAGTTACCCGCACGAGTTCTCCGGCGGCCAGCGCCAGCGCATCATGATCGCCATGGCGCTCGCCTGCCGCCCCGACCTGATCATCGCCGACGAGCCCACCACCGCCCTCGATGTGATGGTGCAGGCGCAGATCATGGAGCTCTTCACCGAGCTGGTACGGAACTCCGGCGTCGGCGTCATCATGATCAGCCACGACCTCTCGGTGCTCTCCGAGATGTGCGGCCGGCTCGCCGTGATGTACGCCGGCGAGATCGTCGAGACCGGACCTTCGCAGCAGGTCATCGAAGCTCCCCGGCACCCGTACACCGACGCACTGGCCAGGGCGTTCCCCACCATCGGCGACCCCGCGTCCCGGTTCGCGCCCTCCGGACTGCCCGGCGACCCGCCGGACGTCGCGGCGCTCGGCGCGGGCTGCGCCTTCGTCCCGCGCTGTGTGCACGCCGTCGACGCCTGCCGCACGAAGGCCGTCGAGCTGTGGCCCGCGGGCGATCGGCGCAGCGCCGCCTGTCTGCGCGTTCTGGACGCCCACACCCCCGTAACCGAAGGGAGCCAGGCATGA
- a CDS encoding ABC transporter substrate-binding protein → MTHTMVRSAIGRRATALAAAALTGALALGSVALAPGAAADTKGTTLRAAMTGNGIDSLNPFLAYFAGSLDVFSAVYPSLNSLNTDGTPAPYLATKWTPSADKLTWTFTLRKGLKWSDGRPITAEDAAWTLDLIRTNEVAGTANGSLVENFASVTAPDATTLVIKTKKPQANTPFVSIPYSGVPIVPKHVWEKHVTDLKDFKNDSGDIVGYGPWTLTAYKPEQYVKYDANKDFVLGAPKFDHLVQQRYKAVDGAVAALRSGQLDYVSDLNSTQFKALQSDKRTAAFQNAGRRWMSVAINSGARTRSGKKIGTGNPALADAAVRRALALATDKQTLVDKVLDGLGQVGSGYIPPTWKQWAWKPAPGEEQSYDIAKANSLLDAAGYAKGKDGIRVSPKTKKPLKLRLGTHSDAATDTQIATYLTGWMKQIGVELTAEPLSSTKLNDDLAKGDWDLLMDGWGTGPDPTYLLSIQNCDALPLDDGTNGSTDSFHCDKEFDKLFKQQVTEFDPAQRAATVGKMQDILYKADNNVILYYATGLSATNARTVKNLAVGKADSAGVYPMQYTFGQFRSATPVASVKEASSGSTTLWTGIGIGVLVVAGLAFGIKRRSSADERE, encoded by the coding sequence ATGACACACACAATGGTCCGCAGCGCGATAGGCCGACGCGCCACCGCACTGGCCGCCGCAGCCCTCACCGGTGCTCTCGCCCTCGGCTCGGTCGCCCTGGCCCCCGGGGCCGCCGCCGACACCAAGGGCACCACCCTGCGCGCCGCGATGACCGGCAACGGCATCGACTCGCTGAACCCGTTCCTGGCGTACTTCGCCGGCTCGCTGGACGTCTTCAGCGCCGTCTACCCCTCGCTGAACTCCCTGAACACCGACGGAACCCCCGCGCCGTACCTGGCGACCAAGTGGACGCCGTCGGCCGACAAGCTCACCTGGACCTTCACCCTCCGCAAGGGACTGAAGTGGTCGGACGGTCGGCCGATCACCGCCGAGGACGCCGCCTGGACCCTCGATCTGATCCGTACGAACGAGGTGGCAGGCACTGCCAACGGCTCACTCGTCGAGAACTTCGCCTCGGTCACCGCGCCCGACGCCACGACGCTGGTCATCAAGACCAAGAAGCCCCAGGCGAACACCCCGTTCGTGTCCATCCCCTACAGCGGTGTGCCGATCGTCCCCAAGCACGTCTGGGAAAAGCACGTCACGGACCTCAAGGACTTCAAGAACGACTCCGGCGACATCGTCGGTTACGGTCCCTGGACGCTCACGGCCTACAAGCCCGAGCAGTACGTCAAGTACGACGCCAACAAGGACTTCGTCCTCGGCGCCCCCAAGTTCGACCACCTGGTCCAGCAGCGGTACAAGGCCGTCGACGGCGCTGTCGCCGCACTGCGCAGCGGCCAGCTCGACTACGTGTCCGATCTGAATTCCACCCAGTTCAAGGCGCTGCAGAGCGACAAGCGGACCGCCGCTTTCCAGAACGCCGGCCGCCGCTGGATGAGCGTCGCGATCAACTCCGGTGCCCGTACCCGCTCCGGCAAGAAGATCGGCACCGGGAACCCGGCCCTCGCCGACGCCGCCGTGCGCCGCGCCCTCGCGCTGGCGACCGACAAGCAGACCCTCGTCGACAAGGTGCTCGACGGCCTGGGCCAGGTCGGCTCCGGCTACATCCCGCCCACCTGGAAGCAGTGGGCGTGGAAGCCCGCCCCGGGCGAGGAGCAGTCGTACGACATCGCGAAGGCCAACTCCCTGCTGGATGCGGCCGGTTACGCCAAGGGCAAGGACGGTATCCGTGTCTCGCCCAAGACGAAGAAGCCGTTGAAGCTGCGCCTGGGCACCCACTCCGACGCCGCCACCGACACCCAGATCGCCACCTACCTCACGGGATGGATGAAGCAGATCGGTGTCGAGCTGACCGCCGAGCCGCTGAGCTCCACCAAGCTCAACGACGATCTCGCCAAGGGCGACTGGGACCTGCTGATGGACGGCTGGGGCACCGGCCCCGACCCGACGTACCTGCTCTCCATCCAGAACTGCGACGCCCTGCCGCTGGACGACGGCACGAACGGCTCCACGGACTCCTTCCACTGCGACAAGGAGTTCGACAAGCTCTTCAAGCAGCAGGTCACCGAGTTCGACCCGGCGCAGCGCGCGGCGACCGTCGGCAAGATGCAGGACATCCTCTACAAGGCCGACAACAACGTCATCCTGTACTACGCCACGGGCCTGAGCGCGACGAACGCCCGCACCGTGAAGAACCTCGCGGTCGGCAAGGCGGACTCGGCGGGCGTCTACCCGATGCAGTACACCTTCGGCCAGTTCCGCAGCGCGACCCCGGTCGCTTCCGTGAAGGAAGCCTCGTCGGGCTCCACCACTCTGTGGACCGGCATCGGAATCGGCGTGCTCGTCGTGGCGGGCCTCGCCTTCGGCATCAAGCGCCGCTCGTCGGCCGACGAGCGGGAGTAA
- a CDS encoding ABC transporter permease codes for MTISDTTDITAAASPAGSPPRLASVGRFARAYAKRPSGLVGLGILLVATILALCAPLFIGPEQLDVTKVDGPLLSAPGSGYLLGTDQAGRSVVDLLIWGSRSSLSIGVIATVLTMVLGSTIGLLAGHYPGKLGKALMHVTDWFIALPSLPLAISLAAVLGQGTASITIAIAVTSWTSTARLVRAQTLAVEARPFIERAKVLGAGNRQVMVRHVLPNVAPLILVSATLTVASAILSEATLTFLGLGDPTGVSWGSMLNAAFYQGAMTSGAWWYVGTPGIAILLVVLGFTLTGRAVEHVLNPRMVG; via the coding sequence ATGACGATTTCCGACACCACTGACATCACCGCCGCGGCATCCCCGGCCGGTTCGCCTCCCCGGCTGGCCTCCGTCGGCCGCTTCGCGCGCGCCTACGCCAAGCGCCCGTCCGGTCTCGTCGGCCTGGGCATCCTGCTCGTCGCCACGATCCTCGCGCTCTGCGCCCCGCTCTTCATAGGCCCCGAGCAGCTCGACGTCACCAAGGTCGACGGCCCGCTGCTCTCCGCGCCCGGCTCCGGCTACCTCCTCGGCACCGACCAGGCCGGCCGCTCCGTGGTGGACCTGCTGATCTGGGGTTCGCGCTCCTCGCTGTCCATCGGCGTCATCGCGACCGTGCTCACCATGGTGCTCGGCTCCACGATCGGACTGCTCGCAGGCCACTACCCGGGCAAGCTCGGCAAGGCCCTGATGCATGTCACCGACTGGTTCATCGCGCTGCCCAGCCTGCCGCTGGCCATCTCCCTCGCCGCGGTCCTGGGGCAGGGCACGGCGTCCATCACCATCGCCATCGCGGTGACCTCCTGGACGTCCACCGCCCGCCTGGTCCGTGCCCAGACCCTCGCCGTGGAGGCACGCCCGTTCATCGAGCGCGCCAAGGTCCTCGGCGCGGGCAACCGCCAGGTGATGGTCCGTCATGTACTCCCGAACGTGGCCCCGTTGATCCTGGTCTCCGCCACCCTCACCGTGGCCTCGGCGATCCTCTCCGAGGCCACCCTGACCTTCCTCGGTCTCGGCGACCCGACCGGGGTCTCCTGGGGTTCCATGCTCAATGCCGCCTTCTACCAGGGCGCCATGACCTCCGGTGCCTGGTGGTACGTCGGCACGCCCGGTATCGCGATCCTTCTCGTCGTCCTCGGCTTCACCCTCACCGGGCGTGCCGTGGAACACGTCCTCAACCCGCGGATGGTGGGCTGA
- a CDS encoding ABC transporter ATP-binding protein — protein sequence MSTTAPALEVSDLRITYPARAGRGPARAVDGANLTVGQGEIVALIGESGCGKSTLARALVGLIKPTSGEIRYQGKPLTYSARALKEYRRHAQLVLQDPGGALNPRQNVYDAVAEGPRLHGTTEELNSRVHTALSRAGLRPPERFLHRFPHEMSGGQQQRVVIAGALALDPSVIVADEPVASLDASVRGEILKLILELRDSLGLSALVVSHDLGLAWNIADRVAVMYLGRIVEVGTVEEVLLHPKHPYTKALLSVLPEAGRDQRPTVLTGEPPDPTRIPSGCRFHPRCPLWPELEGAERAAAGCDTRELPVLTADPASAQAACHLAHGR from the coding sequence ATGAGCACCACCGCCCCGGCCCTGGAGGTCAGCGACCTCCGCATCACCTACCCGGCGCGCGCGGGCCGTGGGCCCGCCCGCGCCGTGGACGGAGCCAACCTGACCGTCGGCCAGGGCGAGATCGTCGCCCTGATCGGCGAGTCGGGGTGTGGCAAGTCCACCCTCGCCCGCGCGCTCGTCGGCCTGATCAAGCCCACCAGCGGTGAGATCCGCTATCAGGGCAAGCCCCTCACCTACTCCGCCCGGGCGCTCAAGGAGTACCGCCGCCATGCCCAGCTGGTGCTCCAGGACCCGGGCGGCGCCCTCAACCCGCGGCAGAACGTCTACGACGCCGTCGCTGAGGGGCCCCGGCTGCACGGTACGACGGAGGAGCTCAACAGCCGTGTGCACACGGCTCTTTCGCGTGCCGGGCTGCGTCCTCCGGAGCGGTTCCTGCACCGCTTCCCGCACGAGATGTCCGGCGGCCAGCAACAGCGCGTCGTCATCGCGGGGGCCCTGGCCCTGGACCCGTCGGTGATCGTCGCCGACGAGCCGGTCGCATCCCTCGACGCCTCGGTGCGCGGCGAGATCCTCAAGCTGATACTCGAACTCCGCGACAGCCTCGGCCTGTCCGCCCTCGTCGTCAGCCACGACCTGGGCCTGGCCTGGAACATCGCCGACCGGGTCGCCGTGATGTACCTCGGCCGGATCGTCGAGGTCGGCACCGTCGAGGAGGTGCTGCTGCACCCCAAGCACCCGTACACCAAGGCCCTGCTCTCGGTGCTGCCCGAGGCCGGACGCGACCAGCGGCCGACCGTACTGACGGGTGAGCCCCCGGACCCGACCCGCATCCCGTCCGGCTGCCGCTTCCACCCGCGCTGCCCGCTCTGGCCGGAACTGGAGGGCGCCGAACGGGCCGCCGCCGGCTGCGACACACGCGAGCTGCCCGTACTGACCGCCGACCCGGCGTCCGCCCAGGCGGCCTGCCATCTCGCCCATGGCCGCTGA
- a CDS encoding S66 peptidase family protein — protein sequence MTSPENTGLLRPSALRAGDRVAVTAASGAPRAEDLEKGVAALESLGLIVDVLPSARAAGVPLDYLAGDDATRAADLATALTDPRYRAVFMARGGYGAQRTLEGVDFASLGTPAPRVLVGYSDVTALIEAVSVHLGWVSLFGPMPVSDDFTPGSYAFDSLARTLFTPAEATRLTFPAARTLVGGTAAGVTLGGTASLLCSSLATPTSRPARGGILFLEDVDEEPYRLDRILTQLRRSGYLDGVAGILCGTFTGCGDPAEIDALLLDRLGDLGAPVLAGADIGHGVPMQTFPVGVPARLDADGGTLTFDGPVLA from the coding sequence ATGACCTCCCCCGAAAACACCGGCCTGCTCCGCCCGTCCGCTCTCCGAGCAGGTGACCGGGTCGCCGTCACCGCCGCCTCGGGCGCGCCGCGCGCCGAGGACCTGGAGAAGGGCGTCGCGGCCCTGGAGAGTCTCGGCCTGATCGTCGACGTGCTGCCCTCGGCGCGCGCCGCCGGCGTCCCTCTCGACTATCTCGCAGGCGACGACGCCACCCGCGCCGCCGACCTCGCCACCGCTCTCACCGACCCCCGCTACCGTGCCGTCTTCATGGCTCGGGGCGGTTACGGCGCCCAACGCACCCTGGAGGGCGTCGACTTCGCTTCCCTGGGCACCCCCGCGCCGCGTGTGCTCGTCGGCTACTCGGACGTCACCGCGCTCATCGAGGCGGTCTCGGTGCACCTGGGCTGGGTGTCGCTGTTCGGACCGATGCCCGTCTCGGACGACTTCACCCCTGGTTCGTACGCCTTCGACTCCCTGGCCAGGACCCTCTTCACCCCGGCCGAGGCCACCCGTCTCACCTTCCCCGCGGCCCGCACCCTGGTGGGCGGCACGGCCGCGGGCGTCACGCTCGGCGGCACCGCGAGCCTGCTCTGCTCCTCGCTCGCGACCCCCACCTCGCGCCCGGCACGCGGCGGCATCCTCTTCCTGGAGGACGTCGACGAGGAGCCGTACCGGCTGGACCGCATCCTCACCCAGCTGCGCCGGTCCGGCTACCTCGACGGGGTCGCGGGCATCCTCTGCGGAACCTTCACCGGCTGCGGTGACCCGGCCGAGATCGACGCCCTGCTGCTCGACCGGCTCGGCGACCTCGGCGCCCCCGTGCTGGCCGGCGCCGACATCGGCCACGGCGTCCCGATGCAGACCTTCCCGGTCGGCGTCCCGGCCCGCCTCGACGCCGACGGGGGCACGCTCACCTTCGACGGACCGGTGCTCGCCTGA
- a CDS encoding ABC transporter permease: MTITSDTSDSASAVGPVPGSDAADAASRPGSGRADFLRFLGTKLAAAAVSFVIVLGIGFVIFQLMPSDPVQTMTRGRPTSDAQMAHLRQTLGLDQPVWERFLHFVNDIVHLDLGRSWQYQQSVSSLIGERVGPTLLLMGTATAISVVVGLWLGVRSGWRHGSLFDKITSSAALTFWSVPTYWLGMILLIWLSVGLDLFPSGGMSDPSLGATGFGHVLDVARHMVLPCLTMVLVVFAQYVSIMRSSIIDELGSPYLLTARAKGLVDDAVRRKHAVPNALLPSVTVIFLHLGTMVGGAITVETVFSWPGLGSLTIEALKVPDIPVLQGTFIIFSASVILMNLLADVLYRFLDPRVRVR; encoded by the coding sequence ATGACCATTACGTCCGATACGTCCGACAGCGCGAGCGCCGTCGGCCCCGTGCCCGGGAGCGACGCGGCCGACGCCGCCTCCCGCCCGGGCTCGGGGCGGGCAGACTTCCTCCGCTTCCTGGGCACCAAGCTCGCCGCAGCCGCCGTCAGCTTCGTCATCGTCCTGGGCATCGGCTTCGTGATCTTCCAGCTGATGCCCTCGGACCCGGTCCAGACGATGACCCGCGGCCGGCCCACCAGCGATGCGCAGATGGCCCATCTGCGCCAGACACTGGGCCTGGACCAGCCGGTGTGGGAGCGGTTCCTGCACTTCGTGAACGACATCGTCCACCTGGATCTGGGCCGTTCCTGGCAGTACCAGCAGTCCGTCTCCTCCCTCATCGGCGAACGCGTCGGCCCCACCCTGCTCCTGATGGGCACGGCCACCGCGATATCCGTGGTGGTCGGCCTGTGGCTGGGGGTGCGCAGCGGGTGGCGGCACGGCAGCCTCTTCGACAAGATCACTTCCTCGGCGGCGCTGACCTTCTGGTCGGTCCCCACCTACTGGCTGGGCATGATCCTGCTGATCTGGCTCAGCGTCGGCCTCGATCTGTTCCCCTCCGGCGGTATGTCCGACCCGTCGCTCGGCGCCACCGGCTTCGGCCATGTTCTCGACGTGGCCCGCCACATGGTGCTGCCGTGTCTGACGATGGTGCTCGTGGTCTTCGCCCAGTACGTGTCGATCATGCGCTCGTCGATCATCGATGAGCTGGGCAGTCCCTATCTCCTGACCGCCCGGGCCAAGGGGCTTGTCGACGACGCCGTTCGCCGCAAGCACGCCGTGCCCAACGCGTTGCTTCCCTCGGTCACCGTGATCTTTCTTCACCTGGGCACGATGGTCGGCGGTGCGATCACGGTCGAGACCGTCTTCAGCTGGCCGGGTCTCGGCTCGCTGACCATCGAGGCACTCAAGGTGCCCGACATCCCCGTACTGCAGGGCACGTTCATCATCTTCAGCGCCAGTGTGATCCTGATGAACCTCCTCGCCGACGTGCTCTACCGCTTCCTCGACCCCCGGGTGCGTGTGCGATGA
- the menC gene encoding o-succinylbenzoate synthase: protein MTITITEIELSLVRLDLIHEFETSSHRKSHLDHIVVRATASDGTVGWGECASPSDPYYCSESTESCWYVLSEHLAPMVLGRPWEHPDDAAALTTRLSGNHFARAGLDMACWDLYGQARGETLANLVGGTAERISAGVSLGIEPTVDALLDQVARHVGDGYRRIKLKCRPGWDLEPVRAVRAAFPGIALQVDANTGYRADSAEHLAALTALDDQGLLMIEQPFAEDDLLGHAGLAARLETPVCLDESITSPAVLATALHLGAADIVNIKVSRLGGIGPSVAVHDVCREAGIPVWCGGMHEFGIGRAANLAVASLPGFTLPSDVSGSDKYYRQDIVTPPIRATEGLVPVPDARPGLGVHVDESLIRANRLRHAVLKEG, encoded by the coding sequence ATGACGATCACCATCACCGAGATCGAACTCTCCCTTGTACGGCTGGACCTGATCCACGAGTTCGAGACCAGCTCCCACCGCAAGTCGCACCTCGACCACATCGTGGTCAGAGCGACCGCATCCGACGGCACGGTCGGCTGGGGCGAGTGCGCCTCGCCCAGCGACCCCTACTACTGCAGCGAATCCACCGAGAGCTGCTGGTACGTCCTGAGCGAGCACCTCGCCCCCATGGTCCTCGGCCGCCCCTGGGAGCACCCCGACGACGCGGCTGCCCTCACCACCCGCCTCTCGGGCAACCACTTCGCCCGCGCCGGGCTCGACATGGCCTGCTGGGATCTGTACGGGCAGGCCCGCGGCGAGACCCTCGCCAACCTCGTCGGCGGCACCGCCGAGAGGATCAGCGCGGGTGTCAGTCTCGGTATCGAGCCGACCGTCGACGCTCTCCTGGACCAGGTCGCCCGGCATGTCGGCGACGGCTACCGCCGCATCAAGCTCAAGTGCCGCCCGGGCTGGGACCTCGAGCCGGTACGGGCCGTACGCGCGGCCTTCCCCGGTATCGCCCTCCAGGTCGACGCCAACACCGGCTACCGGGCCGACTCCGCCGAGCACCTGGCCGCCCTCACCGCCCTCGACGACCAGGGCCTGCTGATGATCGAGCAGCCCTTCGCCGAGGACGACCTGCTCGGCCACGCCGGCCTCGCCGCCCGGCTCGAGACCCCCGTCTGTCTCGACGAGTCGATCACCTCACCCGCCGTACTGGCCACCGCTCTGCACCTGGGCGCCGCCGACATCGTCAACATCAAGGTGTCCCGGCTCGGCGGAATCGGACCGTCCGTAGCGGTGCACGACGTGTGCCGCGAGGCCGGAATCCCGGTGTGGTGCGGGGGGATGCACGAGTTCGGCATCGGGCGCGCGGCCAACCTCGCCGTCGCCTCGCTGCCGGGCTTCACCCTGCCCTCGGACGTCTCCGGCTCCGACAAGTACTACCGCCAGGACATCGTCACCCCGCCGATCCGTGCCACCGAGGGCCTGGTCCCGGTGCCCGACGCCCGCCCGGGCCTCGGTGTCCATGTCGACGAGTCCCTGATCCGGGCGAACCGGCTGCGGCACGCCGTACTGAAGGAAGGCTGA